A genomic segment from Campylobacter concisus encodes:
- the mqnE gene encoding aminofutalosine synthase MqnE, producing the protein MMNLLQKLESGERLSKQEAFSLYELDLFTLAKFADKKRRKLHGNKVFFNVNRHINPTNICADICKFCAFSAHRKNPNPYLMSHEEILKIVDESVSHGVKEIHVVSAHNAKSGWQWYLEIFKKIKAAHPELHVKAMTAAEIDFLSRHYGLSYDEVIEKMLEYGVDSMPGGGAEIFDEEIRAKICKGKVSSENWLKIHKMWHDKGRQSNATMLFGHIESRENRIDHMLRIRGLQDETGGFNAFIPLVYQRENNYLKDVKFLGSAEILKTLAISRLVLDNVPHIKAYWATSTLNLAMIAQEFGADDLDGTIEKESIQSAAGANSANGVTLKTFCDLIKTSGFTPVERDSLYNELKIY; encoded by the coding sequence ATAATGAATCTATTACAAAAACTAGAAAGTGGCGAGAGATTAAGCAAGCAAGAGGCTTTTTCGCTTTATGAGCTTGATCTTTTTACCTTGGCTAAATTTGCCGATAAAAAGCGCAGAAAACTGCATGGCAACAAGGTCTTTTTTAATGTAAATCGCCATATCAATCCAACAAATATCTGTGCTGACATCTGTAAATTTTGCGCATTTTCGGCTCACAGAAAAAATCCAAATCCATACTTAATGAGCCATGAAGAAATTTTAAAGATAGTTGATGAGAGTGTGAGCCACGGCGTAAAAGAGATACACGTTGTCTCCGCCCACAACGCAAAAAGTGGCTGGCAGTGGTATTTAGAGATTTTTAAAAAGATAAAGGCAGCTCATCCAGAACTTCACGTAAAGGCGATGACGGCAGCTGAGATCGACTTTTTATCAAGACACTACGGCTTAAGCTACGATGAGGTTATAGAAAAGATGCTCGAATACGGCGTCGATAGCATGCCAGGCGGCGGGGCTGAAATTTTTGATGAAGAGATTAGGGCTAAAATTTGCAAAGGCAAGGTAAGTAGCGAGAACTGGCTAAAGATCCACAAAATGTGGCACGATAAAGGCAGACAAAGCAATGCAACAATGCTTTTTGGTCATATAGAAAGCCGTGAAAATAGGATCGATCATATGCTAAGGATTAGGGGCTTGCAAGATGAAACTGGCGGATTTAACGCATTTATCCCGCTTGTCTATCAAAGAGAAAATAACTACTTAAAAGATGTGAAATTTCTAGGATCAGCTGAAATTTTAAAGACTCTGGCGATCTCACGTCTTGTGCTAGATAATGTTCCGCACATAAAGGCTTATTGGGCTACTTCGACGCTAAATTTAGCGATGATCGCTCAGGAATTTGGCGCTGATGATCTTGATGGCACGATAGAAAAAGAGAGCATCCAAAGTGCAGCTGGCGCAAATAGCGCAAATGGCGTTACACTAAAGACATTTTGCGATCTCATAAAGACATCTGGTTTTACGCCGGTTGAGCGTGATAGTTTATATAACGAACTTAAAATTTACTAA